One window of Phycodurus eques isolate BA_2022a chromosome 8, UOR_Pequ_1.1, whole genome shotgun sequence genomic DNA carries:
- the LOC133406247 gene encoding serine protease 57-like — MAMILLLFFILYGADGTHIVGGRDALLHSRPYMASLQFRGQHICGGSLIRQDFVLTAAHCRIRRAFTVVLGVDSLTGNESTKQVFTTAKDIPHPGYNGHENDIMLLRLNGSAILTEAVQLIVPKRGRLQRRSRCITAGWGDIGDNNTLPNTLQEVNVTLLSQRTCRRRWQTVPIARTMVCGTGSRIFQGFCSGDSGGPLICNGEAAGVVSFSGRRCGNPRTPDVYTRVSAFTDWISMVLNRNSTNDHQAV; from the exons ATGGCCATGATACTGTTGCTTTTCTTCATCCTATATG GAGCTGACGGCACTCACATCGTCGGAGGCAGAGACGCTCTGCTGCACTCGCGTCCATACATGGCTTCACTGCAATTTCGTGGGCAGCACATCTGCGGTGGCTCGCTGATTAGACAAGACTTTGTCCTCACTGCAGCACACTGCAGGATACGCCG CGCTTTCACAGTGGTGCTGGGAGTAGACTCCCTGACAGGTAATGAGTCCACCAAGCAGGTGTTCACCACTGCTAAAGACATCCCGCATCCCGGCTACAACGGCCATGAAAACGACATTATGCTTCTGAGG CTCAACGGCAGTGCCATCCTGACTGAGGCGGTGCAGCTGATCGTTCCCAAAAGAGGACGTCTGCAAAGACGCAGCAGGTGCATCACGGCCGGCTGGGGGGACATTGGTGATAACAACACCTTGCCCAACACTCTTCAGGAGGTCAACGTCACCCTGCTGTCGCAGCGCACATGTCGCCGACGATGGCAGACAGTCCCCATCGCCAGGACCATGGTGTGCGGCACCGGGTCCCGCATCTTTCAAGGCTTCTGCTCG GGTGATTCAGGTGGTCCACTGATCTGCAACGGCGAGGCGGCAGGCGTGGTGTCCTTCTCCGGGCGACGCTGCGGGAACCCCAGAACCCCCGACGTCTACACTCGCGTCTCGGCCTTCACTGACTGGATATCCATGGTGTTGAATAGAAATTCAACAAATGACCATCAAGCTGTGTGA